One stretch of Ictalurus punctatus breed USDA103 chromosome 5, Coco_2.0, whole genome shotgun sequence DNA includes these proteins:
- the rab35b gene encoding ras-related protein Rab-35b, with protein MARDYDYLFKLLIIGDSGVGKSSLLLRFADNTFSGSYITTIGVDFKIRTVEINGEKVKLQIWDTAGQERFRTITSTYYRGTHGVIVVYDVTSAESFVNVKRWLHEINQNCDDVCRILVGNKNDDPNSKVVETNDAQKFAEQMSIRLFETSAKENINVEEMFNCITELVLWAKKESVAKQHQLQQNDVIKLSKNSKRKKKCC; from the exons ATGGCCAGGGACTACGATTACCTCTTCAAACTGCTCATTATCGGCGACAGCG GTGTAGGGAAGAGCAGTCTTCTACTGCGCTTTGCAGACAACACATTTTCAG GTAGCTATATTACCACTATAGGAGTTGACTTCAAGATCCGAACAGTAGAGATCAATGGTGAGAAGGTGAAGCTACAGATCTGGGACACAGCGGGCCAGGAGCGCTTCCGAACCATCACCTCCAC gTATTACAGAGGAACCCATGGTGTCATAGTGGTATACGATGTTACCAGTGCCGAATCTTTTGTCAACGTTAAACGATGGTTGCATGAAATTAATCAGAATTGTGATGACGTATGTCGAATATTAG TGGGTAATAAGAATGACGACCCAAACTCTAAAGTTGTGGAGACAAATGATGCACAAAAGTTTGCAGAGCAGATGAGCATCCGCCTGTTCGAAACAAGTGCAAAAGAGAACATTAATGTGGAGGAG ATGTTTAACtgcatcacggagctggtgttATGGGCAAAGAAGGAATCTGTGGCCAAGCAGCACCAGCTGCAACAAAATGATGTTATTAAGCTCAGCAAGAACAGCAAACGAAAGAAAAAGTGTTGCTAG
- the rab35b gene encoding ras-related protein Rab-35b isoform X1: MARDYDYLFKLLIIGDSGSYITTIGVDFKIRTVEINGEKVKLQIWDTAGQERFRTITSTYYRGTHGVIVVYDVTSAESFVNVKRWLHEINQNCDDVCRILVGNKNDDPNSKVVETNDAQKFAEQMSIRLFETSAKENINVEEMFNCITELVLWAKKESVAKQHQLQQNDVIKLSKNSKRKKKCC, encoded by the exons ATGGCCAGGGACTACGATTACCTCTTCAAACTGCTCATTATCGGCGACAGCG GTAGCTATATTACCACTATAGGAGTTGACTTCAAGATCCGAACAGTAGAGATCAATGGTGAGAAGGTGAAGCTACAGATCTGGGACACAGCGGGCCAGGAGCGCTTCCGAACCATCACCTCCAC gTATTACAGAGGAACCCATGGTGTCATAGTGGTATACGATGTTACCAGTGCCGAATCTTTTGTCAACGTTAAACGATGGTTGCATGAAATTAATCAGAATTGTGATGACGTATGTCGAATATTAG TGGGTAATAAGAATGACGACCCAAACTCTAAAGTTGTGGAGACAAATGATGCACAAAAGTTTGCAGAGCAGATGAGCATCCGCCTGTTCGAAACAAGTGCAAAAGAGAACATTAATGTGGAGGAG ATGTTTAACtgcatcacggagctggtgttATGGGCAAAGAAGGAATCTGTGGCCAAGCAGCACCAGCTGCAACAAAATGATGTTATTAAGCTCAGCAAGAACAGCAAACGAAAGAAAAAGTGTTGCTAG